The stretch of DNA CTTTCACGCCAACCGCGACTCTGTTTCGGCCAACTGAGCTCCCTTTCACGCCAACCAAAACACTTTTTCGGCCAACTGAACTCTCTTTCACGCCAACCAAAACACTTTTTCGGCCAACTCAACATCTTTTTGCGCCAACTCGACATTCTTTTGTGCCAACCCAACATCTTTTTGCGCCAACCCGATACCCTTTTGTGCCAACCCAGCTTCCTTTTGCGCCAACCCGACACCCTTTTGTGCCACCACAACATCCTTTTGCGCCAATCGCAACACTTTTTGTGCCAATCGCAACACTTTTTGTGCCAACCCAGCGTCCTTTTGTGCCAACCCAGCTTCCTTTTGCACCAACCGCAACCCCTTTTGTGCCAACCACACCATCCATCCCCTCCACCTCATCAAAAAAAGCTCCCCATAAATGGGAAGCTCGTAAAAATTATTTTGTACCGTACAATCTATCGCCAGCGTCGCCTAGACCAGGAACGATGTAGCCTTTTTCGTTTAGCTTTTCGTCTAGTGCTGCGATGTAAATGTCCACGTCTGGGTGTGCTTCTTTTACTACTTCTACGCCTTCTGGTGCAGCGATTAAGCACATAAATTTAATATGTTTTGCTCCGCGTTTTTTCAAGGAATGGATTGCTTCTACAGCAGATCCACCTGTTGCTAGCATTGGGTCCACTACTATTAGTTCTCTTTCTTCTATATCTGAAGGAAGCTTCACGTAATATTCAACCGGTTGCAACGTTTTAGGGTCGCGGTATAATCCAACGTGCCCTACTTTTGCTGCTGGGATTAGCTTTAATATACCGTCTACCATGCCAAGGCCAGCACGAAGGATCGGGATAATACCTAATTTTTTTCCTGCTAATACTTTTGATTTTGCTGTTGCTACAGGAGTATTTACATCCACTTCTTGAAGTGGTAGATCACGAGTAATTTCAAAAGCCATTAATGTAGAAACTTCATCTACAAGCTCACGAAATTCCTTCGTTCCTGTACTTACGTCTCGTATGTATGTTAGTTTATGTTGAATTAGCGGATGATCAAAAACGTATACTTTTGCCATCGAAAGCGCTCCCTTCATCTAATCAAAAATTTTATATCACGAATCTATTTTGTCCACACTTTCACTGATTTTACAGAAATTCGACAAATCGTTCAAGTCATTGACGAAAAAAAATAGAGGTCTAACATCAGACCTCTACAAAAACCTTATCCTAGTTCAGGATATAGTGTGAATTTAGCAGTTAATTGTTCTACTTTTTCTGCTACTTCTTTTAACTTCGCTTCATCTTCATGATTTTTTAACGTTTCGGCGATTAGAGCTGCGATCACGTCCATATCTTCTAAACCGAATCCACGACTTGTAACCGCTGCTGTTCCAATACGAATACCACTTGTTACGAATGGACTTTCCGTTTCAAATGGAATTGTATTTTTGTTAACTGTAATACCTACTTCGTCTAATACCTTTTCCGCAACTTTACCTGTAATGCCTAAAGAGCGTACATCTACAAGTAATAAATGGTTGTCTGTTCCACCAGAAACAAGACTTAACCCTTCTTTTTCTAGAGAAGAAGCTAAACGTTTAGCGTTCTCAATAATGTTTTGTGCATATACTTTGAAATCGTCTTGTAATGCTTCACCGAATGCTACTGCTTTTGCAGCGATTACGTGCATTAATGGGCCACCTTGAATTCCAGGGAAAATGGACTTATCAATCTTCTTCGCCCATTCTTCTTTACAAAGAATCATTCCACCACGTGGTCCACGTAACGTTTTATGCGTAGTCGTCGTAACGAAATCTGCATAAGGAACTGGGTTAGGGTGTAAGCCCGCTGCAACTAAACCTGCGATGTGTGCCATATCAACCATGAGGTATGCACCTACTTCATCCGCAATTTCACGGAATTTAGCGAAGTCGATAACACGTGGATATGCACTTGCACCCGCAACGATAAGTTTTGGTTTATGTAATTTCGCCTTTTCTAATACATCTTCATAATTAATGGTATGAGTTATTTCGTCCACACCGTATTCAACGAAATTATATTGAATTCCACTGAAGTTAACTGGACTTCCGTGTGTTAAATGTCCGCCATGAGAAAGGTTCATCCCTAAAACAGTGTCTCCCGGCTCTAAAATCGTAAAGTAAACTGCCATGTTCGCTTGCGCACCAGAATGTGGTTGCACGTTTGCATGTTCTGCTCCAAAAATTTCTTTCGCACGATCTCTCGCAATGTTTTCTGCTACGTCAACATGCTCACAGCCACCGTAATAACGACGACCTGGGTATCCCTCTGCATATTTGTTTGTCAGTACAGAACCTTGTGCCTCCATTACTGCTTCACTTACAAAGTTTTCAGATGCAATTAATTCTATTTTCGTACGCTGTCTACCTAGTTCTGCTTGTATCGCTTTAAACACTTGTTCATCTTGTTTTGCTAATGTCATTCTCGAATCCCCCTTTGGCGTTTATTCGGAAATTTTTCATTCTCCACATTATATTATCATGTACGAGGCTACTTTTGAAAGTAAAAAAAGAAGATTGATAGCGTTTCCTACTGTAAATTTTCGGATTATTATTCGTCCCAATTCCAAAAGGTGACATCCCCTACTTGGGCCGCTCGTAGTCCTTCGACTTCCTTTAGCTTCAAAAGTTCCTTTACCGGTCCAGTAACGACAGCACCGTATACTTGGAAGTCATTTTCCTCTATACCTTTATAGTACTTTTCAAGATACTCCTTCGTAAATATATGTTCTTGGAATGTACTTTCTTCAATCAACCCTTGTAAGTTCACTAAATAAATATCTCTCATTTGTTCTGCTCCATCTACAAAAGGTCTAGAGATGGACATCGAATGGCGATATTCTTCATCTACCGTACTTACTCTACCAATCCCAAGACCTTGACCAGGTACGTAGTTAATATAACCTTCTTCCCCACCACTGGAAGACATATAAGGAAATGCCCTTTCTCCAACATTTAACGGCATCCAAAGAACATGAATATCATAACCTTCCAATAAAGTTAGTAACTCTTCCATACTATAATAACGGTCCATCGAAAATGCCATTTCTGCAACAGTACCTTCATGGACTTTCTCTAACTTTTCCCATTGCCCAGGTTTTTCTGGAGCATCTAAAGGTGTTCCCCCCGTTGGATCTTCTGGCAAATAAAATTCAAATGTATTGCTGTATTGTGGTTTTTTATTTACAGTCATTGTTGGCTTACGTTGGAATAGCTTCTTCTTTATTTCTACTTCCCCAATTTCTATTTCACCGTTTCCAACTTTCTTATAGATAGGATACTTTATTGTTTGAGTAAAAAAAGAGTCTATTTCTGGGTATACCCAAAAACGATATTCAATATGAATATTTGGCTCTGTTATTAGTAACATAGTGTCGGCATCATGAGCGTACTTTAACGGATTCGTTGTTTGGATAATGATCCATTTCATTCCCGATACTACAAGAAAATATGCGATTAATACGGCGATTGTTATTCGGAGAATCCGAAAAGTAAGCGTGAATCGATACTTCGTTAATATTTTCTTCTCCTTCTCTTCTGTCCAGTTACTCATATTTTTTCTCCTCTCTTTCTCCGAGATCTTGAAGTCGTTTTCTGGCACGATGAATCGTAATTTTCACTTGGCCTTCGTTCATTTCTAACACTTCGGCTATTTCCTCATAACTATAATTCTCTATTTCTCTTAAATAGAGAACAGAACGATATTGCTCGGGGAGGAGACTAAATAGTTCTTCTACTAATTGGTGGTTTTGCTTCTTTTCATATTCTATCTCTGGAATTCCATACGGACTGACCATTTCATCACGTTGTAAAAACGGAACCCACTGCCATTTCTGTTTTTTGCGCCAAGTGTCTAAATACGCATTTCGTGCAACTTTATATAACCATGCTCTCGCTGAGGAATTGTCCTTCCATTCATGCAAAGAGATTGTCGCTCTCACAAACGTTTCTTGGACTAAGTCTTCCGCAACTGAAGGTGAGCCTGACAGTTTCTGCAAATAGTAATAAAGTTGTTCCGCGTAGGCTCGGTATAATGTATCCAACGTCTCCCTTCGTTGCTTCTCCACTTTTTCTCCCCCTTATCTATTATGAAAACGAACGATGTTGGAAAAAGTTACAGTACATTTTTAAAAAAATAAAAGCACTTGAGTAAAGCTTCAAGTGCCATCT from Sutcliffiella cohnii encodes:
- the glyA gene encoding serine hydroxymethyltransferase; the protein is MTLAKQDEQVFKAIQAELGRQRTKIELIASENFVSEAVMEAQGSVLTNKYAEGYPGRRYYGGCEHVDVAENIARDRAKEIFGAEHANVQPHSGAQANMAVYFTILEPGDTVLGMNLSHGGHLTHGSPVNFSGIQYNFVEYGVDEITHTINYEDVLEKAKLHKPKLIVAGASAYPRVIDFAKFREIADEVGAYLMVDMAHIAGLVAAGLHPNPVPYADFVTTTTHKTLRGPRGGMILCKEEWAKKIDKSIFPGIQGGPLMHVIAAKAVAFGEALQDDFKVYAQNIIENAKRLASSLEKEGLSLVSGGTDNHLLLVDVRSLGITGKVAEKVLDEVGITVNKNTIPFETESPFVTSGIRIGTAAVTSRGFGLEDMDVIAALIAETLKNHEDEAKLKEVAEKVEQLTAKFTLYPELG
- a CDS encoding RNA polymerase sigma factor — its product is MEKQRRETLDTLYRAYAEQLYYYLQKLSGSPSVAEDLVQETFVRATISLHEWKDNSSARAWLYKVARNAYLDTWRKKQKWQWVPFLQRDEMVSPYGIPEIEYEKKQNHQLVEELFSLLPEQYRSVLYLREIENYSYEEIAEVLEMNEGQVKITIHRARKRLQDLGEREEKKYE
- the upp gene encoding uracil phosphoribosyltransferase → MAKVYVFDHPLIQHKLTYIRDVSTGTKEFRELVDEVSTLMAFEITRDLPLQEVDVNTPVATAKSKVLAGKKLGIIPILRAGLGMVDGILKLIPAAKVGHVGLYRDPKTLQPVEYYVKLPSDIEERELIVVDPMLATGGSAVEAIHSLKKRGAKHIKFMCLIAAPEGVEVVKEAHPDVDIYIAALDEKLNEKGYIVPGLGDAGDRLYGTK
- a CDS encoding anti-sigma factor encodes the protein MSNWTEEKEKKILTKYRFTLTFRILRITIAVLIAYFLVVSGMKWIIIQTTNPLKYAHDADTMLLITEPNIHIEYRFWVYPEIDSFFTQTIKYPIYKKVGNGEIEIGEVEIKKKLFQRKPTMTVNKKPQYSNTFEFYLPEDPTGGTPLDAPEKPGQWEKLEKVHEGTVAEMAFSMDRYYSMEELLTLLEGYDIHVLWMPLNVGERAFPYMSSSGGEEGYINYVPGQGLGIGRVSTVDEEYRHSMSISRPFVDGAEQMRDIYLVNLQGLIEESTFQEHIFTKEYLEKYYKGIEENDFQVYGAVVTGPVKELLKLKEVEGLRAAQVGDVTFWNWDE